TCACAGATCCCACCTCACTAACAGCTCCCAATTATGTATGCTAATTAAATGGATGTCTACAATTTGCCACATGCTATCTGGTTGGGGGTCTTATGTGAGGGAAACTGTATTCTATTTTGCAGCTTGCTGTTTAGTGTGGATCAGGCACGTCCAAAGTCCGTTTCTGGGCATAATCCggtccctgtggcagtttatttccggGGGTAAAATCGCTCAACAACTTAAAAAAggccaacaactttggttggccctcacacatgtttacttcatcaaatctggccctctttgaaaaaagtttgggcacccctggtgtGGATGATGGAATGAATGACCTTGAGAAGTAAGAGGCTCCTGGAAACAGAAGGACATGACCTAAGGTTCGGATGGCTTGGATATTTGCAGTATGACAAAGTTAAAGTTAACGCGGACTTTAAAAATCACTTTATTAGAAGTATTAAGAATCCAGAATAAATATAAACTTGGCTTGTACCAAAAGACACCTTTATGGAGTTCATCACAAGAAGTCTTCTACAGAAAAAGAGATGACAGGCAAAGAGAAATGGACAAAATACCGGTACCAAGAATTAATAGAATTGCATCAAGGAGAATAGAAAATTAAAACAAGGCAATAACAAATAGTGGTTTTCGTATATGCAATCAGCAGAGAGGTTTAAATTGGATAAAAAGACTTGGTACAGAAGAAGTAAAGACGGATTTTGAAATTCAACTGTGTACTGATTATGAACATGTTACTGTGAACACATATAAACTCTTGTTGAAATTTGAAACAGAAGAAGTTAATGTATGTTTAAATGGGTAAAACAATTAGCGCAGAACCACAACTAGGTACAGTCCGTAGTGTTCTACTACTGATGGCATGCTGGGCAGATCAGTATTTTTCAATTTCTCTCAACTGTTAATTTAGCTAATGTGCtggaatatttttattgattttttaaaatggtaaaatGCACTGGAATGGTTTccggaaaggcaggatataaatagctgtaaaaaaaaaaaaaaaaaatctaaaatttGTAGTGAATCCCATAGGTTGTTTAATGAGGTTCCTTCTGTCTGTCTGCTTCACTTCACTCCAACAGACAATTTTTTAGTTTTAATATAGCTGCATATTCAAATAGCTTATTTCAGTACCTGGCACAGAGGAGTCTCACTGCTGCAATTCCTTCTCCTCCTTAGTTGATAAAGCACTTCAAAATGTTCAGAGTGCGACACATACTTGTTATAACCCTCGCAAAACCCTGTTAAGGCAAGCCAAGTGTTTTGCAGATGAAGGAACAAAAGCACTTGCGCCACCGGCGATTGGTTTTCCGAAGCAACGCCTTCTCCAACTGTGGAAGAAGAACATAgctagccttatccttcatgattTGCCCAATGCTCTTTAAAAAAGACACCCGAGTTGTGGCTCATCACTACCTCCATAGTTCAACTAAGCACGGTGTGAAGatatcctttctttttatctatCCTGGATATCCCAACATGAACCTTCACTGAATGTCAGTGAGTTCTAGAGTTACAAGAGAGGAAGAACAACATTTTTTTCTAGCcaccttctccatgccatgcataatttaagTACTTCTagcatgtcacctcttacttgccttttccctGGACTAAAAAGTGCCACAACCTTTCCTTCTGCTCAATCCCCTTGATCATTCAGGATGTCGTTTTCTGAACCATTTCCAACTGCTTTTTGAGATGAGAGCTACATACAATATTCCAAAGGCaatcacaccatagatttgtatcaTGGCAttacggtacagtggtaccttggtttacgaacttaatccgttccagaagtctgttcttaaaccaaagcattcttaaacgaaggcgtgctttcccatagcagtgggggactcaatttacaaacggaacacaactcaacaggaagcgaaacatgttctgcttccaaggcaaagttcacaaaccaaaacacctacttccaggtttgcagcgttcgtaatccaagttgttcataaactaaactgttcttaaaccaaggtaccactgtatttgcattttattttcaattcctttacTAACAATCCCGAGCatgaaatttgcctttttcacagcttttgcacactgggtcaacatctccATTCAGCctcattgagctatccactacAACCCCAAGGCCTCAtttctggtcagtcactgccagttcagaccccatgagcgtATAATGTGACATTAGCCCCAATATGCATCACTTTTCACTTGTTTACATTAaattgccattgccattttaccacccattcactcagtttggagaggtcctttcaGACTCTGCAGCCCTGAACGATTTAGTAGAACCACCAAACTTGGCCACTTCACTACTCACCCCTAACTCTAGATCATttgtgaacaagttaaaaagcacaagtcCCAGCGCTGATCCTTGGGGGGCACTTTACACCCCCAGGTGAACAGGAGAAGCAGACTCCTTGCTCTCACTGCAACATTTCATAGCCTTGATGTTTACAGCAAAATACCAAATCGGAGAAACAAGCGAAAAGTTTGCCAACTAAATAACAAGCAAAAAAATGTTCTATTCACAACTTTGGTAGCTGAACTGCCTCGCAGGGGTATTATGAGTGGAAAAGGAGAAAGGTGAAGGCAATGTACACAGCCCTGAGCTCCAGGGGGGAAACCAAGCTACAAATATACAACAACAATGTGAAAATACACAAAACATTTGGGCCATGTCCTCTAGGGATTCATTatacagaggaaagggaaagctggCATGCACACTATGGACTTTAAGaaagcttattttaaaaaaagtaagaaagcactgggtgaaaccccatggtcagaaatactcaaaagagaagggagtccaagatggatgggagtttcttaaaggtgagaTACTGAAGGCACAATTTcaaacaattccaacaagaaagaaaagtgggaggcatctaaagaaaccagcGTGGCTGCATAAGGAGATTACTATGGATGAGCCGAGATTTAAAAGGGGgttgtgcagtggtacctcgggttgcggacacgatctgttctggggtgccgttcgcacccccaAAAGTCTGCAACCTGAGCGGCGATATCGCGCACGCGCTGAAGCGCAATAtcatgcttctgtgcatgcgtgacctgcgcagaacgcttctgcgcatgtgcagaccgcgTGGAGCGCTTCTGCATATGCgcgtgcggcgaaacccggaaacacttccgggttggccacgttcgtaacccgcgccgttcgcaacccgcagggaacgcaacacaaggtacggctgtatatgaAATAGAAGGGGCAAATCATGAAAGAAGAGGGTAAATGAGTGGCCAACAcctgcagggagaaggtcaggcagGCTAAATCTCAAAAATGAGCTCAGGCTTCCAAAAGatgttaaaaataattaaaaggggtggggtggagggctatggtcaaagcaagaggaagaacaaacaaGTAGTAGGACCTCTGCATTAAGAAGATGAAGAAATGCTATTGAGCGACAGAGAGAAAGTGGAACTGCTCAGCACCTACTTTGCCTTTATTTTCACCCAAGAAGAAAGCAGTGCCCAATCTGGTGATAGTAGAACAAATGATGCAAGGAAGGAGTTATAGTCCAAGATAGGAAAATAGGTGGTAATCAACCACCGAGCTACTTTAACACTGAGCCTGATTTATCATTTTAATGCTCATTCATCCAGTTTGGAGATACCCTTTTGGGGAACCTCACAGCCTCTTTCAGTTAAAAACTACCCCGAACAATTTGATGTCATCAGCAGACTTTGCTAACTTATCTCCAGGAAAGGATAGAAAGATGTCCTGTCTCATGCTGCAGGCTTGGGTTCGAAAGGCAAACACACTTCCGGTAAATCTCACTCACTGTTACAAATGGGCAAGGCCAGAACCAAGAACTAGACCAGAATGGTTTTCTTATCAATTTCAAGCTATAAGAATAGTTATTCTACTTACACTCCTGCCTCCATACCAGATACAATCTTCAGAATGGGCAGGTACACAGGGAAGGCACCCCCTGCTGCAGAAACCCTCCTTTTGTCATAATTTCCAGTCTGCTCTCCCTACTTCCATGCTCAACCTgtattcctgggggggggggggggagggggaatgatgCAGCAGAATCCAAATAAAGGGGCCAAACCTTTATTCTTCCAGGcgagcaagaaaaaaaatattattatgagaaaaaatgaaaggcaaagcAAGAAAAGAGGCGCATCTTCACTGCTAGAGCCATTTCACTTTTGAGGAGCAAGATCACCATTTGAAACCCTTAAATAATCAGCCAGCACAGGAAATCAGAATCCCCACAAGTAAAACTTGCAAACCGCAACATGCCTAACACTGAAAGACTGTTTTGAGTTTCTACCTGCAAAGTTAGCTGTTCTAAGGGGAGGGGTGAAAATCAGCCAATCTCCTTGGGCCATTAGAGAGGTTTTTCACAGCTTGTTTGCTTACTTTTGCAAATAGTACAATGGAAAGGTTACCTCATCCACATATCAAAAAGCTTCCTGGGGAGCCGGCTGAAAGGGAAACACTTCAGTCAGGGATGCTGCCTGCAGAGGAGATTTCGGTCACAAACCTCACAACAGGTGATCTGAAACTGGTGACAAGGGGGCAAGCCTGAGCCCCAGAAAGCAACTAGCGACCAGGGAATTTCgaacactggggtgggggtgtgtaCATACAAGTTTGCTCTGAAATCCTTAAAAGAGGACTAGATAAAACTGTAACAAATAATGGATCAACCCAGCCATATTTTTATATCTCTGACACAGCAAGCTCAGAACAGGATGTCATACAGAGAGACGAGATGCACTGAAAGCTCTACAGAGCCTATGGAACTGATTGATTCCAACTGAGAACACAACTGAAAGGGCAGAAGATTTGAATTTACAAGAGACATCATATTCCTGGATCCCTCAATGCCCCCTGGGCTGCACCGGGCAAAGCGCAGGCCTCCAGTCACTTCCATCCACTTTCCCCACACTTTCCTCTGATCCAAAGACATTCAACGCTGGAAAGGAGAGGATGAGGTTGGGGGGCAGCTGGAGGCCTTGCATGATCCCCTCTGAAACGCTTTAGAAAACCAAAAGCCAAAgagatcccacccacccacccaccacactaTTGTCTAGCGaacttgggagacagtggagcaacTGGTGGGGGCTTTTGCACTAGatgttttatttttgaaactgCTTGTTTTGTCAGCTTAAGTTTGTTTGAAGGGGGTCCTTTGCTTTTTCTTTGGTTGTGTTTTGCCTGTTTTGATGCTCAAGACGGCTTCTTAGACTTCCAAATGTGCCCCTGGACCCAGAAAAGGTTGGGGACTCATGACCCTACCACCTGAAAAACCCTTTGCCAATACCATGAACCTGGTTGTGCTGACAGCTTTTCATCACTGGTAGTTTTTAACTATGACCACGACAGCTGTAAAGAAGAAGTCTAGAATCATCTATTGAAGTCAAATGATTAATGAAACATGTAATGCAATAGCAAGATTGCCCCAACAGAGAGTGACACCAGCAACACACCATTTGTATGCCAAGCACAACATCACTTTCAAAACGTTTCAAACCTTATGTAGCAATTGGTTTCTCTGTGAAAGAAAAGCAATGAGCgccactttaaaatatatatattgaaatgaCAAAAACAGAAGTAGGGAGCATAATGGAAAAGAATACCTCCAAGTATTAGGACATAATTCATGAAGTCACTTTCCCCATAGTTCATCCCCCAACCCCTTCTGtcccctgctcccctccccccccctaatCACTGGAAGTGTCTCGGCTGTGATGAACACCAGCAACATCTCATTCCATACACAGGGGAAACCAGAAGCGATTCTGAGCCAAAAATTAAGAAAAACTTGTAAGTGGAAGCATTTGGAAAGTAAATGCTTCGACAGCTTCTTTGAATGCATTCAGGGTTATCTAAATGTAAGTGAAGAGATTGCAGTAGCCTTAGCTTGGATCAAAATCTTGCTGATTATGCTAATGATTATATTTCCCTTGTGTTCTTGAAATCAATGCACCTTCAAGATGAAGTAGCGTAAAGAGACAATAAAGAGACCCTAACTCCTACGAAGTGACAATGACGATGAACTACGATTCTGGGAGTCTTCATAGCTTGAAGTTACTTTCCCTGCCTCGAGTCTCCCATGTTTGTCCTTTGTGCACTACTGCTAAGGATGCCGCCAAGCACAAAGTACCGTAACTAACAAAAGCACCAGAATGAACAAAAACAGCGTGTGCTAACATCAGTTACTAAAGCTATTTACAAAGCCCGTATCTGGTTGGGAATGGGTCAATAAGGTCAGTTCAGTTTACAATAAGCAATCACAACATTTTTACTTGGCATGATCTTACCTCTCATCCTCACCATCAACAAGTTGCACTGTCAGCGGAAGTGCCTTCAGGGGGAAAAGAGAGGCGGCCATGCTGCTGCCTCCGTCTGACACGGCTGATGATGCTCCAGCGCCACTTTCTCCACTGGCGGTTTGGGGCAGGCCAACCAAGGTGGGTTCCGTGGAGCGTTTGGAATCTTCACTTCGGGTTGTAATTGACTGAACAAGAGACTGGGCAGAAAACTGGGCAGAGTTCAGTGGTACCTGTTGTGGCACATTTTGGACTGCGGGCAAATTGATGCTAGCAGACATCAAGGAAGGCTGAGACACATTCTGGACCAAGTTCCCATTCTGCGCACCTGATGATTGTGCTATGTTCTTTGAAGGAGGCAAACTCATAGGTGTGGGCGACACGTTCGCAGCAGACTGGCATGGGACAGAAGCAGCACTGGCAGAAGGTACAGGGCTAACAGCAGGCAATTGCTGACCAGCCATTCCTTGAACAAGGGATTCTGCTGCTTGCATTGGTAACAAAGTACTCTGTGGAACAATAACCAAGGGTTGAGGAAGGCTTGATGTGCTACCTTGCAACCCGGGATGAACAACGCCTGCTGGAACAGGCGTTCCCACGTGGGAAGGTGGAGGAGGAGCGCTCTGTGCCACCACCGAAGGGGCAATTTGATTTGCAACTGCTGGCTGCTGCACCATGGGAGTTACACTTCCTTGTTGTCCAACATTCACTGTTTGAGCACCAGCTCCTGAGGTCAGCATTGCTGTCTGAGCATGTGCAGCGGGCTGAGAGGATGCTACTGCCAGGTGTGCTTGTACAGAAGGCTGCATACTTGGTGCCTGAGCAACAGGCGCCGGCATGGCCGTTCCTACCATTGTAGGTCCTGGCTGCATAGAAGCTGGAGTCTGaagcatttgctgctgctgtacgTAATCTGGCATAGGCCCTGTGACAGAATTCTGATTCACTGGTTTAACATGCCCTGGGGCCATCTGCAGAggtacctgctgctgctgctgctgctgctgctgtggtggtgGGTGCTGTGCCTGTCCTTGCCCATATGGCAATTGGTGCAGTTGTGGCACAACCGGAACAGGTGGCACAGGCTGCGCTGGTTGCGTGTATGGCAGCTGCTGTGCCATGGCAGGCTGTTGATGGCCACCTACTATGTTTACTGGAGGAGGGACAGCTGATGCAGGAGGCTGGACCCCTTGCTTTTGAGGAGGATAATTTACATCTTGAGGATGAAGCTGCGGCTGTGCAAGCTGTGACTGAGAAACACTCTGGGGTATGCTGGGTGCTGGAGCAGGTTGAGGGCCGGTGCTGCCAAAATCCAACTGCTGAGAACCTGCTGCTTGAAATGGCGGCGGCTGTGCTACCGCTGGTGCTCCCATCTCCCCACTTCCCACACTTTCAGTATAGTGACTCAGTGTGCTTACGTTGCTACTAACTGAGCTCCCACTGGTACTCTCCCTTTCAGAAGTCACATCAAGTGAATTTTGTTTGAGAGTGTCTAGCGCTTTATTTACAGCTACTCCTTCTGCAACTGGCATGAGGTTCTCTTTGTCGTAGAACTCTGTGCATGTCCATCTACCCTTCTTGAAAGGTTCTGAACTTGAATCCAGTTTCACAACTCTAAACCTCGAGGTGCTGGCTGCAGGCTGCAGCTGACTATATGTTACTGCTGCTGCAGCAACTCCTCCTGCGCTGGAATTTCCAGCGCTAGAGGAAGTACTC
The sequence above is drawn from the Lacerta agilis isolate rLacAgi1 chromosome 5, rLacAgi1.pri, whole genome shotgun sequence genome and encodes:
- the TSC22D1 gene encoding TSC22 domain family protein 1 isoform X2, producing the protein MHQPDSAVDTSVGKMAHPAMLPRRGSSSSGGGGGSSSSSVSVAVPALCPAGSGVGGSGGGGVLEDYPPPLLVQPPPPPLPPSSSAAAPSSSPGLPPPQSLTLLSQPQPLGQAGAQMKKKSGFQITSVTPAQISASLSSNNSIAEDTESYDDLDESHTEDLSSSEILDVSLSRATDLGEPERSSSEETLNNFQEAESPGAVSPNQPRLLQQQQQQHPSLPHPHHHQSVAINGSIHPSQGHHYHHHHHGHHHAPHSGMVGPAAPGGPPFSPSFRKLSTAASSDSVVAAAVPVSAASSAGMPVAALVSHFHSAGTPGVTSASGAPTSTLSSETSGSSSGVSSVPGPVNVNLSNFTSTGSITSGSVNVAVSSGLGNGTSTSSSAGNSSAGGVAAAAVTYSQLQPAASTSRFRVVKLDSSSEPFKKGRWTCTEFYDKENLMPVAEGVAVNKALDTLKQNSLDVTSERESTSGSSVSSNVSTLSHYTESVGSGEMGAPAVAQPPPFQAAGSQQLDFGSTGPQPAPAPSIPQSVSQSQLAQPQLHPQDVNYPPQKQGVQPPASAVPPPVNIVGGHQQPAMAQQLPYTQPAQPVPPVPVVPQLHQLPYGQGQAQHPPPQQQQQQQQQVPLQMAPGHVKPVNQNSVTGPMPDYVQQQQMLQTPASMQPGPTMVGTAMPAPVAQAPSMQPSVQAHLAVASSQPAAHAQTAMLTSGAGAQTVNVGQQGSVTPMVQQPAVANQIAPSVVAQSAPPPPSHVGTPVPAGVVHPGLQGSTSSLPQPLVIVPQSTLLPMQAAESLVQGMAGQQLPAVSPVPSASAASVPCQSAANVSPTPMSLPPSKNIAQSSGAQNGNLVQNVSQPSLMSASINLPAVQNVPQQVPLNSAQFSAQSLVQSITTRSEDSKRSTEPTLVGLPQTASGESGAGASSAVSDGGSSMAASLFPLKALPLTVQLVDGEDESCFF
- the TSC22D1 gene encoding TSC22 domain family protein 1 isoform X1 — protein: MHQPDSAVDTSVGKMAHPAMLPRRGSSSSGGGGGSSSSSVSVAVPALCPAGSGVGGSGGGGVLEDYPPPLLVQPPPPPLPPSSSAAAPSSSPGLPPPQSLTLLSQPQPLGQAGAQMKKKSGFQITSVTPAQISASLSSNNSIAEDTESYDDLDESHTEDLSSSEILDVSLSRATDLGEPERSSSEETLNNFQEAESPGAVSPNQPRLLQQQQQQHPSLPHPHHHQSVAINGSIHPSQGHHYHHHHHGHHHAPHSGMVGPAAPGGPPFSPSFRKLSTAASSDSVVAAAVPVSAASSAGMPVAALVSHFHSAGTPGVTSASGAPTSTLSSETSGSSSGVSSVPGPVNVNLSNFTSTGSITSGSVNVAVSSGLGNGTSTSSSAGNSSAGGVAAAAVTYSQLQPAASTSRFRVVKLDSSSEPFKKGRWTCTEFYDKENLMPVAEGVAVNKALDTLKQNSLDVTSERESTSGSSVSSNVSTLSHYTESVGSGEMGAPAVAQPPPFQAAGSQQLDFGSTGPQPAPAPSIPQSVSQSQLAQPQLHPQDVNYPPQKQGVQPPASAVPPPVNIVGGHQQPAMAQQLPYTQPAQPVPPVPVVPQLHQLPYGQGQAQHPPPQQQQQQQQQVPLQMAPGHVKPVNQNSVTGPMPDYVQQQQMLQTPASMQPGPTMVGTAMPAPVAQAPSMQPSVQAHLAVASSQPAAHAQTAMLTSGAGAQTVNVGQQGSVTPMVQQPAVANQIAPSVVAQSAPPPPSHVGTPVPAGVVHPGLQGSTSSLPQPLVIVPQSTLLPMQAAESLVQGMAGQQLPAVSPVPSASAASVPCQSAANVSPTPMSLPPSKNIAQSSGAQNGNLVQNVSQPSLMSASINLPAVQNVPQQVPLNSAQFSAQSLVQSITTRSEDSKRSTEPTLVGLPQTASGESGAGASSAVSDGGSSMAASLFPLKALPLTVQLVDGEDESSSGASVVAIDNKIEQAMDLVKSHLMYAVREEVEVLKEQIKELIEKNNQLEQENNLLKTLASPEQLAQFQAQLQTSPSPASSQPQGTTPQPSQPSSQGSGPSA